TTGTGATTCATGACATAATACTTGAAATAAAAAGGATAATTCAATGTTTTGTTTAAGTATAATAGGAGGGTAGGATATTACTTAGAGGTGATGGAAAGTGTTTGTAAAAAATATGATGATTCCAAATCATGCTTGTGTGACAGTACAGGAAGATACGACATTGGGTGCTGCATTAGAACAATTAGAGAGGAATCAGATTGATGGTGTACCAGTCTTACAAGGAGAAAAGTATTTAGGAGTAGTTACACGATACAATATCTATGAAAGCTACTTTTTATCTGGAAGGCAGAAGGATGAATATTTAAGCAGTGTCACTGTAAAAGAAATCGCTACGCACCAAGAAAAGTTCTTATTGGGCGAAGAAGTTTTTGAAAAGACACTCCTTGATTTAAAAGACTTTCCCTTATTGGCTGTAGTTGATATAAATCGTAAATTTCTAGGGGTTGTGACACGGTCAGATGTACTTTCCACTTTTCAGAGCGCTTTCGGTGTAAATCGTCCTGGGGTAAGGATTGCCTTTGCATCGGTAGAAACAGAAGGTCGAATCGCCCGTCTTTCTGAAATTGCCCATCACTTCCATGAACATATTATTTCACTTGTAACGTTTGATGAGACAGATAAATTAGTCCGAAGAATTGTTATGAAAGTTGAAAAGAAAGATAATATTGATCGGTTTACAAAGAAGCTAGAAGAGCAAGGTTTCCGGATATTAAGTATTCAGGAAGATTAGTAAATTGTACCGGAAAGAAATGGAATCCTTCTCATACAATGTATGGGAGGGATTTTTGTGTTGAGGATAATCTGGCGGTTATTTTTTATTATTTTGTGTGGATATTTATTTAATGAATGGTTTCCAATTACAGATCCATTTCATTTTTCTGATATTTTGGTCGGACCGATTATTTATCCGTTGGAATTTTTTGCTGCCTCATTAGCTTTATTCTTAGGAGTAGTCATTAGTATACAACTATTAAAAGAAATCCTACAACTTACGATAAAGGCAGTAAAGAAAAGGCGGGGTAAGCATTAGTCCTTTTTAGTTTTAGTTTTCTTTATGGTATGATTTCCATAGAACATTTTTAGAATGGAAAAAGGGGAAATGGATGATTATTATACTTGGATTACTTATAATTCTGGGAATAGCTCTAATCTTATATATGGTAAAAGAAGCGTTCCTAAATCATGTAGTAACGCATGTAATGACCTTTGAAGATTTTCCAGAGTCGTTTGGTGCGGTATCAATATTTTTTATCTCTGATATACATAAGCGCCTTATTTCGGATGAAATTATCAATGCAGTTAAAGGGAAATCTGATATTGTAATAATTGGCGGGGATTTAACGGAGAAAAAGGTTCCTTTCGAAAGGGTTAAGCAAAACCTTGAGAAATTAAAACAGGTAGGTCCAGTATATTTTGTTTGGGGTAATAATGATTATGAAACCGACTTTCGTAAATTGGACGCCATTCTGTTGGATTCTGGAATAAAAGTTTTGGATAATACTGCAGCTATTTTTGAATCTAAAAATGGTGAAAAATTATCTTTACTTGGTGTTGATGAAGTAGGTCAAGGGCGAGACAGATTAGATTTAGCGTTGTTAGACGCGGAGGATAAAAGCTTTAAAATATTGGCTAGTCACTACCCGGACATCATAGATAAAATATTACCTGAACATAATATACGTCTCGTATTGAGCGGGCATACTCATGGAGGACAAATACATATTTTGGGGTACAGCCCATTTAAAAAAGGAAAAGTAGAAAAATTAGATAATACAACATTATTAATTAGTAATGGCTACGGCACAACAGGGGTTCCGTTAAGGCTAGGGGCTCCTGCACAATGTCATTTAATTACCATTAAAAAAGGTTAGTTGATTTTCTCAAGTATGGCTGGGTAATTATCGGAGGAATTAGGATGGCGGACCAAGAGGGTAAATATAATATTAAAGCGGCTGCGTTAATACTGGGGATTCAGCCAGGAACGTTAAGAGCATGGGAAAGACGATATCAAATGATTGCTCCTGTTAGAAATGAAGCAGGACATCGATTATATACAGAAGAGCATATCAAAATATTAAAGTGGTTAATAAAGAAGGTTAATCAGGGATTTACCATTAGCCAGGCTATCTCCTTACTGGGGCACAATCAATCGCAGATGGATTCAGAAGCCTTAAACCTAAAGCAGGATAATCCACTAATCGGTATGACAGACTCACTGTATGAAGCCTTAATTCACTTTGAGCATGAGAGGATAAATGAAATTATTAATAAAATGTTTAGTATCTTCACAATGGAAAAAGTAATCATTGATATCTTTAGTCAGATTCTAAAGAAAATAGAGGATAATTTCAGGGACGGGAATATATTACCTGCACAGAAGTATTTTTCCTCATCGCTCATTAAAGACAGGATCTCGTTAATTCTTCACAGTTGTCCTATTAATGTACAGCAGAACAAAGCGGTTTGTATCAATTGGTCGGATGAAAGGGATAATACGGAACTGTTAATGTTTACTTTTTATTTAAGAAAACGGGGTATTCAAGTAATAAATATAGGTAAAGTTAGTTCAGAAGATGAGAATGATCAAATAATGGATATGATTCATCCTGATTTAGTTATCATCTGTTGTGAAATCCAGGACGAGTTAAAAGAAGTACTTTTGCTAGTTGATCACTTATCGGTGAATTATAAGGACCTTATCGTTGGAGTTGGGGGTAAGTCAATATCTGCGATGAAGCCATTTGATAAAAGTCAATATTCATCCAATATTCTTGGACAAACCATTAATGAGTGGGAAATGTGGCTATTGGAGAGGATGGTAAACTAGACAAAGCACCAACCAAAGCCATTGACATACACTAGGGTTAAGAGTTATGTCATGGCAGGGGGCAAAAGAGCATGCGCTTAGAACGCTTAACAGTCAATAAGATAAAAATTTTTTTAACCTCTGATGATTTAATGGAAAGGGGACTTTCCAAAGATGATATATGGAAGGATTCTATAAAATGGCATCAACTTTTCCACGACATGCTGGAGGAGGCAAGTGAAGAATTTGATGTTGAGATACAGGGTTCTGTTGCAGTTGAAATTTTCTCCTTGCAAGCTCAAGGAATGATTATGATCATAACGGTTGACGATAATATTGAAGATGAAGAAATATTATTAGATGGCTTTGTGGAGATGCAAGTAAGAGTTGAAGGCTGTGAAAACCTGCTGTATCAATTCGAAAGTATAGAAGATGTTATTTCACTCTCTCACAGATTGTTTGTCTTAAACGTAAATGGAGGCAGTTTATATTCTTATAACAATCGATATTACTTAAATATGAATATCATTGATACTGCTATAGTAGAAAAAATTGCAGCATTTTTATCTGAGTACGGTAATCCATCTATTCTTAGTACACATGTACTTGAAGAATATGGAAATCAAATTATTGAAGATAAAGCGGTGGAAACCATTCGAAAATATTTTAAATAATTTTGATACTTTGTGGAACTTATATAGGAGTCCGCCGCTCCTATTTGCTTTGGTAAAAACCCTAGTTCAACGGGGATGATTGCGCTTGCAAAAAATGACTCAATAATAATGAATTGTGAATTTTTCATCTTGCATAAATCATTTAAACGTGTATACTTGTGTCTGAAAGCGACAACATTTGTTAAAGTGATTTTTAGGAGGTTTACAAATGGTAGCCGAAAATAGTAATGAAAAAACTAATCAAGAGGAAGAAAATAATGTATTAACTTCAACACAGACTGTTATACATAAAGCTCTTGAAAAGTTAGGTTATCCTGAAGAAGTGTATGAGCTCTTAAAAGAGCCGTTACGTATGATGACAGTTAAAATTCCAATAAGAATGGATGACGGTTCAATAAAAATATTTACGGGCTACCGTGCGCAGCACAATGACGCTGTCGGTCCAACAAAGGGTGGGATTAGGTTTCATCCCAATGTATCCGAAACTGAAGTCAAGGCCCTGTCCATTTGGATGAGCTTAAAATGTGGAATTGTTGACCTTCCATATGGCGGAGGAAAAGGCGGAATTATTTGTGACCCGCGTGATATGTCATTTAGAGAACTTGAAAGATTAAGTCGTGGGTATGTACGAGCGATTAGTCAAATCGTTGGTCCTACTAAAGATATTCCTGCACCGGATGTGTTTACAAATTCCCAAATTATGGCTTGGATGATGGACGAGTATAGTCGTATAGATGAATTTAACTCTCCGGGTTTCATTACTGGTAAGCCGCTGGTTCTAGGAGGATCTCACGGTCGTGAATCTGCTACTGCTAAGGGCGTGACCATTTGTATTCGTGAGGCAGCTAAAAGAAAAGGTATCGAAATTGAGGGTGCAAGGGTTGTTATTCAAGGCTTTGGTAATGCAGGAAGCTATTTATCAAAATTCATGCATGATGCAGGCGCAAAGGTTGTAGGTATTTCCGATGCATATGGTGCCTTATATGATCCGGATGGACTCGATATTGACTATCTTCTAGATCGTCGTGATAGTTTTGGTACCGTTACAAAATTATTTAATAACACAATCTCGAATAAGGAACTACTCGAACTCGAGTGCGATATTCTCGTACCTGCTGCCATAGAAAATCAGATTACAGCAGATAATGCACATAATATTCGTGCGGGAATCGTTGTCGAAGCTGCTAATGGACCAACAACATTAGAGGCAACAGAAATATTAACAGAGCGTGGTGTTTTATTAGTTCCGGATGTACTTGCTTCTGCTGGCGGCGTTACGGTATCCTACTTCGAATGGGTTCAGAATAACCAAGGTTATTACTGGTCTGAAGAAGAAGTAGAAGAAAAACTCGAAAAAGTAATGGTCAAATCATTTAACAATATTTATGAAACAGCACAAACTCGACGTGTAGATATGCGTCTGGCTGCATACATGGTCGGTGTACGTAAAATGGCCGAAGCGAGCCGATTTAGAGGTTGGATTTAAAAGCATTACTATTGAAACATATTGGAAAAACTCCTATCATATGACGGTAGGAGTTTTTTTATGGAATAATAAATTGAGGTGATCAATTTGCAATTAGAAGATATTATTATTGTCGGTGGTGGACCATGCGGCTTAGCAGCAGCCATAGCCTTTAAAGAAATTGGGCTAAACCCACTTATTATTGAAAAAGGGAATATTGTAAATGCTATCTACCATTATCCAACCCATCAAACATTTTTTAGTACCAGCGAAAAGCTAGAAATCGGTGATGTACCATTTATTACTGAAAGTTATAAGCCAAAAAGAAATCAAGCCCTTGTTTACTATCGGGATGTAGTAAAGAGGAAACAACTGCGCATCAACTCGTTTGAACAAGTACTAAAAGTTTTAAAAGAAGAAGAAGTTTTTCATATTATTACAGACAAACAAACCTATCATGCCCCATATGTTGTAATTGCTACAGGATACTATGACCATCCAAATTACATGAATGTCACTGGGGAAGATTTGCCGAAGGTGTCTCATTATTTTAAAGAAGCGCATCCTTATTTTGATAAAGATGTATGTGTTATAGGCGGAAAAAACTCTAGTGTGGATGCGGCTCTTGAACTGGTAAAAGCGGGTGCGAGAGTAACCGTTTTATACCGTGGTAAAGAATATTCACCGAGCATAAAGCCGTGGATTCTCCCAGAATTTGAGGCATTGGTACGAAATGGAATCATTAAAATGGAATTTGATGCTCATGTGAATGAAATAACGGAAGACCAGGTACGGTATAATAAGGATGGAGAAGAAAAGACCATATACAATGATTTTGTTTTTGCAATGACAGGATATCGTCCAGACCACAAGTTTTTAAAAGGAATGGGGATAAAAATTGACGAAGAAACAGGAAGACCGTTGTTTAATCCTGATTCTATGGAGACAAACATTGAAGGAGTTTATATTGCAGGAGTCATTGCAGCTGGGAATAATGCGAATGAAATATTTATTGAAAATGGCAGGTTCCACGGGGGTCTCATTGCTCGATCTATTAAAGAAAAACAAGTTATGGGGTGAAGCATTTTATGAAAAAGGTAGTTTTGTTAACAACAGGAGGTACCATTGCAAGTAAACCCAATAAGGATTCTGGAAAATTAGCTTCGGGCGAATTAACCGGTGAAGAACTTGCCGCAATGTGTAATCTTCCTACCGACATTGAAGTCATTGTGGAATCAGTATTTCAAAAGGCCAGCATTCATATTACTTTTGAAGATTTAGTCGCATTAAAAAATAAAATTGAAAAGTATTTTGAGGATGAAGGGGTTTCGGGAGTTGTTGTTACTCACGGTACAGATACCATGGAGGAAACCGCCTATTTTCTTGATTTAACTATCAGGGACCCGAGACCGGTTGTAATCACTGGCTCGCAACGCTCTCCAGAGGATTTAGGTAGTGATGTCTTCATTAATCTGAGGCACGCTATTTATTCAGCCTGTTCAACGGATTTATTGAATGCAGGTGCAGTTGTCGTGTTCAATGAACGAATATTTGCTGCCCGATATGTAAAAAAAGAACACGCGTCTAATATCCAAGGTTTTAACGTTTTTGGATTTGGTTATCTTGGAATTATCGATAATGATGCAGTACATATCTTTCAAAAGCCAATAAAAAGAGAATATTTTTCTATTCAATCACCTATTCCTCAGGTAGATATCGTAAAATGTTATATCGGTGCTGATGGTAAATTTATTAAGGCTGCGAGAGAATCAGGGGTAAAAGGAATCATTCTTGAAGGTGTTGGACGTGGTCAAGTAGCACCACAAATGATGGAGGAAATAGAAAAATCACTTTCAGAGGGAATCGTCTTAGTAATCACAACAAGTGCTGAAGAAGGTTCGGTGTATACGACTTATGACTATAAAGGCAGTGCCTATGACCTTTACAATAAGGGTGTAATCCTTGGCAGTGATAATGATTCTAAAAAAGCTAGAATAAAATTAGCAGTAGCACTAGCCAGCGGACTAAAGAAAATAAATTTTTAAACGGCAATTACTAAATGGATATAATCTTTCATTTAATTAATCACAATATCATGTTAGGATTAAAGTAACGAATTGATTTGAAATGAGGATTAACCATGCTGGGAATATTATCAGCCGGTATTGCCCCCGGACTGGCCTTATTAAGTTATTTTTATTTAAAAGATGAATATGAGTCAGAGCCTATATCAGTAGTTTTAAGAACATTTATGTTTGGTGCTCTGCTAGTGTTTCCCATAATGTTTATTCAGCATGTACTTCATACAGAGAATATAATTAAATCTGGATTCATTGAAGCATTCCTTTCCTCGAGCCTTCTGGAAGAATTTTTCAAATGGTTTGTCCTTTTCTATGCAATTTACCAGCACGTTGAGTTAGATGAGCCATTCGATGGTATTGTATATGGGGTGGCAGTATCACTTGGTTTTGCGACAGTAGAAAATATTTTTTATTTGATTGCCAATGGAATCGAACATGCCATGACGCGGGCACTTCTCCCTGTATCTAGCCATGCTCTATTCGGAGTCATTATGGGATTTTATATTGGTAAAGCAAAATTTACAGAAGGAAAAAAGGCAAAATGGGTAATAATCTCCTTATTCTTGCCATTCATTCTTCATGGATTATATGATTACATTTTAATTTCACAAGAAAACTGGCTATATATTATTTTGCCTTTTATGATCTTCCTTTGGTGGTTTGGTTTAAGGAAGGTTAAGATTGCAAGAATACTAACGACTAACCATAAGAAAAAACAATATTCAACTCAAAATTCCTTTCATTCTTAAATGAAGGGGATTTTTTTTGAATAAATTTTCCATTAAGACAAAAAATAGGTTTACATCTAAAAAGATTTACAACTGGGGGTTACTTTACCATGAAGAAGAAAATCGTGAAATTGATTATTCCACTCTTATTCTTCCTTTGTATAATGCCATTTACATTTCTAGAGAGCAACAGGGTATTTGCATTCTCTAATCAAGTTATCCAACAAGGTTCGGTTGGAGATGATGTTATCGAGCTTCAATCTAGACTTCAGTATTTGGGTTTTTACAATAAGAAAATTGATGGAGTGTTCGGCTGGAGCACCTACTGGGCATTAAGGAATTTCCAGTATGAGTTCGGATTACCAATCGATGGTTTAGCAGGTACAGAAACAAAGGCAAAATTGGTCAAGGCAAGTAAATATAACAAACAATTTGTAAAGGAACAAATCAATAAAGGCAATAAATTTACACATTACGGTGGAGTAGACCAAAAAAAGCAGAGTGCGCCACAGCCAAAAGCACCGGCTAAAACTCCTGCCCAAACACCTGCTGTTAAAGCACCAGCTAAAAAGGCTAGTCCAAAACCGGCTGCACCTGCTCCAAAAGCAGCACCATCTAAACCAACTGCAGCTAATACTCCAGGTGGATTCTCAAGTAATGATATACAACTAATGGCAAATGCTGTTTATGGAGAATCGAGGGGTGAACCATACACAGGTCAAGTAGCAGTAGCTGCCGTTATCCTTAATAGGGTAAATAGCGTATCTTTTCCTAACACTGTATCAGGAGTTATTTTCGAACCTGGTGCTTTTACTGCAGTTGCTGATGGGCAAATTTGGCTTACTCCGAATGAAACAGCAAAAAAAGCAGTTTTAGATGCAATTAATGGTATTGATCCTACTGGGAATGCCCTTTATTATTTTAATCCTGCAACAGCTACGAGCAAGTGGATTTGGTCACGACCACAAATAAAACGAATTGGGAAACATATTTTTTGTGAATAGAGGGGTGATTGGATGATAAGAGGAATAATTATTGGTGTTCTAGCAGTAGGTGTGGCGGGTACAGCCTATTGGGGATATCAAGAACATCGAGAGAAAAATGCGATTCTTATAAATGCTGAAAATAATTATCAACGGGCTTTTCATGATCTTACCTATGGAATGGATTTACTTCACGATAAAATTGGATCGACTCTTGCAATGAATTCTAGGCATTCTTTATCCCCTTCACTCGTTGAAGTTTGGAGACTAACATCTGAAGCACATAGTGATGTAGGACAGCTGCCGCTGACATTGCTTCCATTTAATAAAACGGAAGAGTTTTTATCTAAAATTGGGAAGTTTAGTTATCAAACGGCAGTAAGAGATCTAGATAAAGAACCCTTGTCAGAGGAAGAGTATGAAACATTAAAGGTTTTATACAAGCAATCTGGTGACATTCAGAGTGAGTTGCGTAAAGTCCAGCATATGGTACTGGAAAATAACCTGCGCTGGATGGATGTCGAACTTGCATTGGCATCAGGAAAAGAACAAACCGACAATACGATTATCGATGGATTTAAAACAGTTGAAAAAACCGTATCAGGCTATGACGAAAGCGACTTTGGTCCGACTTTCACTAACATGCAAAAGAAAGATGATAATTTCAAGAATATTAAAGGGAAAACCATAAATAAAAAAGAAGCGGTAAGCATTGCAAAAAAATACATGGGATTTGATGGAACTGCTGAGGTTAAAGTAACAGAGAATGGTAAGGGATCAGATTACGGTTTTTATAGTATTTCGGTAAGAAATAAGGACACTGGTCAAGAAGGTAACATGGATATTACAAAGAAAGCTGGATATCCTATATGGTTTATAAATCACAGAGAAGTAAACCAGCAAAAGATTAGCCTAAATGATGCAAATCTAAAGGCTGCAGCGTTTCTAAAGGAAAATGGTTATAAAAATCTAGAGTTATTTGAGAGCACTCAATATGATAATACAGGTGTATTTAATTTTGTCACCACTGAAAATAATATTAGAATCTATCCTGAGGCAATCAAAGTAGAAGTAGCGCTCGACAATGGTAACATAATTGGTTTCTCAGCAGAAGAATATTTAAAATCATTAAATGATACTAGAGAAATTGAAAAACCAGTGCTAACCAGTGAACAAGCTCGAGCAAAGGTAAACCCTAACTTTAAAGTAATGGAAGAGAGACAAGCGGTTATTGTGAACGATCTAAACAAAGAAGTACTATGTTATGAATTCCTAGGAACTATAGGAGACGATACCTATAGAATCTTTATCAATGCAGTAGACGGTGTCGAAGAAGAAGTAGAAAAAATGAAAAATGCTGAAGAAGTCTACGACGAGGTTATCTAAGGTATTAGAATAAAATTATACCATCACTCCAATAATAGTAGTAATTGGAATTGGAGTGATGGTATGAAAATTGTAGAACGAATCTTAATAAAGGTAATTATTATCCAATTTATCTTTCTTTTTTTCGCTCAGCTATTCTTACATCAACTAGATATTTTTCCGCAATTAGAACAGTTAACAAAATACGAAGGTGTAAATGAAAATACATTTACCGAGATTCTACAAACGTTTAGTGATTAAAAAGCAGGATACCTGCTCAGATTGTCGAGAAAGGTATCTTTCTCGGCAATTTTTATTTTTCTGCCTGCCCAAAGGCCTGTTGATTTCCGCTCCAGGTTCTTCGCTTTCCGCGGGCGTGCCGGGGAGCCTCCTCGGCGCTTAAGCGCCTGTGGGGTCTCCCCAGCCCCGTACTCCCGCAGGAGTCTTCGCACCTTCCGCTCCAATCAACAGGGAGAAATGCCCAGGAGATTGCCACACACTTTTTCCAAACCGGCTAAGTGTGTGGCAATCTTTTTCATGTTTTGGCATGCTGCGGTGAGTAACACTTGCTCACTCGCATTGTGCAATCCCCGTAACCTGCAATAGCGAAGCCCATGCAGTTCTTTTGAATCTGCGAAGCTTCGCTCTACTTTTTCCTTTCTAAATTTATATAGTATTTTACCTGACTTTGAAAGTCTGTTAAGTCGAACCTTTTCCTTATGTTCCTCCCAAACATGTCTGGTAACTACTTTTGTTTTATTTTGAGATTTTGTACACTCCGGGAGGAGTGGGCAGTTAGTACACTTTTTAGGATCTGACTTATATTCCCGATAACCTTCTCTTGTAGTTGTACGATATTGTAACTCCTGACCATTTGGACAAACATACAAATCTCTATCTTTGTCATATGTAAACTTCCATTTAGGAAATAACCCTTTTGTTGATTGATATCTTCTGTGAGCGATAACTCCAAAAATATTGCGTTCATTAAGTCCCTTACAAATCGGATTTGTCAGGTAACCCGAATCAAGTGCCACAGCTTCTACTTTAAATCCAAAACGTTCGACCTGACGGTCTAACCGTGAAAGATAGGGGACAGAATCGTGAACATTTCCTGGTGTAACATACGCATCAGTTATGATGTTGAACTTCATGTCGGTAGTTCGATGATCAAGATAACAGAACATCTCCTGTTTATTCTCTCGTGACATAAACGCGCATTCAGGATCAGTTGTGCTCAGTCGTATTTCCTTTTTCTCGGTCA
This genomic stretch from Neobacillus niacini harbors:
- a CDS encoding HPP family protein, translated to MFVKNMMIPNHACVTVQEDTTLGAALEQLERNQIDGVPVLQGEKYLGVVTRYNIYESYFLSGRQKDEYLSSVTVKEIATHQEKFLLGEEVFEKTLLDLKDFPLLAVVDINRKFLGVVTRSDVLSTFQSAFGVNRPGVRIAFASVETEGRIARLSEIAHHFHEHIISLVTFDETDKLVRRIVMKVEKKDNIDRFTKKLEEQGFRILSIQED
- a CDS encoding metallophosphoesterase, which encodes MIIILGLLIILGIALILYMVKEAFLNHVVTHVMTFEDFPESFGAVSIFFISDIHKRLISDEIINAVKGKSDIVIIGGDLTEKKVPFERVKQNLEKLKQVGPVYFVWGNNDYETDFRKLDAILLDSGIKVLDNTAAIFESKNGEKLSLLGVDEVGQGRDRLDLALLDAEDKSFKILASHYPDIIDKILPEHNIRLVLSGHTHGGQIHILGYSPFKKGKVEKLDNTTLLISNGYGTTGVPLRLGAPAQCHLITIKKG
- a CDS encoding MerR family transcriptional regulator is translated as MADQEGKYNIKAAALILGIQPGTLRAWERRYQMIAPVRNEAGHRLYTEEHIKILKWLIKKVNQGFTISQAISLLGHNQSQMDSEALNLKQDNPLIGMTDSLYEALIHFEHERINEIINKMFSIFTMEKVIIDIFSQILKKIEDNFRDGNILPAQKYFSSSLIKDRISLILHSCPINVQQNKAVCINWSDERDNTELLMFTFYLRKRGIQVINIGKVSSEDENDQIMDMIHPDLVIICCEIQDELKEVLLLVDHLSVNYKDLIVGVGGKSISAMKPFDKSQYSSNILGQTINEWEMWLLERMVN
- a CDS encoding genetic competence negative regulator — protein: MRLERLTVNKIKIFLTSDDLMERGLSKDDIWKDSIKWHQLFHDMLEEASEEFDVEIQGSVAVEIFSLQAQGMIMIITVDDNIEDEEILLDGFVEMQVRVEGCENLLYQFESIEDVISLSHRLFVLNVNGGSLYSYNNRYYLNMNIIDTAIVEKIAAFLSEYGNPSILSTHVLEEYGNQIIEDKAVETIRKYFK
- a CDS encoding Glu/Leu/Phe/Val family dehydrogenase, which encodes MVAENSNEKTNQEEENNVLTSTQTVIHKALEKLGYPEEVYELLKEPLRMMTVKIPIRMDDGSIKIFTGYRAQHNDAVGPTKGGIRFHPNVSETEVKALSIWMSLKCGIVDLPYGGGKGGIICDPRDMSFRELERLSRGYVRAISQIVGPTKDIPAPDVFTNSQIMAWMMDEYSRIDEFNSPGFITGKPLVLGGSHGRESATAKGVTICIREAAKRKGIEIEGARVVIQGFGNAGSYLSKFMHDAGAKVVGISDAYGALYDPDGLDIDYLLDRRDSFGTVTKLFNNTISNKELLELECDILVPAAIENQITADNAHNIRAGIVVEAANGPTTLEATEILTERGVLLVPDVLASAGGVTVSYFEWVQNNQGYYWSEEEVEEKLEKVMVKSFNNIYETAQTRRVDMRLAAYMVGVRKMAEASRFRGWI
- a CDS encoding YpdA family putative bacillithiol disulfide reductase, which encodes MQLEDIIIVGGGPCGLAAAIAFKEIGLNPLIIEKGNIVNAIYHYPTHQTFFSTSEKLEIGDVPFITESYKPKRNQALVYYRDVVKRKQLRINSFEQVLKVLKEEEVFHIITDKQTYHAPYVVIATGYYDHPNYMNVTGEDLPKVSHYFKEAHPYFDKDVCVIGGKNSSVDAALELVKAGARVTVLYRGKEYSPSIKPWILPEFEALVRNGIIKMEFDAHVNEITEDQVRYNKDGEEKTIYNDFVFAMTGYRPDHKFLKGMGIKIDEETGRPLFNPDSMETNIEGVYIAGVIAAGNNANEIFIENGRFHGGLIARSIKEKQVMG
- a CDS encoding asparaginase, coding for MKKVVLLTTGGTIASKPNKDSGKLASGELTGEELAAMCNLPTDIEVIVESVFQKASIHITFEDLVALKNKIEKYFEDEGVSGVVVTHGTDTMEETAYFLDLTIRDPRPVVITGSQRSPEDLGSDVFINLRHAIYSACSTDLLNAGAVVVFNERIFAARYVKKEHASNIQGFNVFGFGYLGIIDNDAVHIFQKPIKREYFSIQSPIPQVDIVKCYIGADGKFIKAARESGVKGIILEGVGRGQVAPQMMEEIEKSLSEGIVLVITTSAEEGSVYTTYDYKGSAYDLYNKGVILGSDNDSKKARIKLAVALASGLKKINF
- the prsW gene encoding glutamic-type intramembrane protease PrsW; translated protein: MLGILSAGIAPGLALLSYFYLKDEYESEPISVVLRTFMFGALLVFPIMFIQHVLHTENIIKSGFIEAFLSSSLLEEFFKWFVLFYAIYQHVELDEPFDGIVYGVAVSLGFATVENIFYLIANGIEHAMTRALLPVSSHALFGVIMGFYIGKAKFTEGKKAKWVIISLFLPFILHGLYDYILISQENWLYIILPFMIFLWWFGLRKVKIARILTTNHKKKQYSTQNSFHS
- the sleB gene encoding spore cortex-lytic enzyme; this encodes MKKKIVKLIIPLLFFLCIMPFTFLESNRVFAFSNQVIQQGSVGDDVIELQSRLQYLGFYNKKIDGVFGWSTYWALRNFQYEFGLPIDGLAGTETKAKLVKASKYNKQFVKEQINKGNKFTHYGGVDQKKQSAPQPKAPAKTPAQTPAVKAPAKKASPKPAAPAPKAAPSKPTAANTPGGFSSNDIQLMANAVYGESRGEPYTGQVAVAAVILNRVNSVSFPNTVSGVIFEPGAFTAVADGQIWLTPNETAKKAVLDAINGIDPTGNALYYFNPATATSKWIWSRPQIKRIGKHIFCE
- the ypeB gene encoding germination protein YpeB, with the translated sequence MIRGIIIGVLAVGVAGTAYWGYQEHREKNAILINAENNYQRAFHDLTYGMDLLHDKIGSTLAMNSRHSLSPSLVEVWRLTSEAHSDVGQLPLTLLPFNKTEEFLSKIGKFSYQTAVRDLDKEPLSEEEYETLKVLYKQSGDIQSELRKVQHMVLENNLRWMDVELALASGKEQTDNTIIDGFKTVEKTVSGYDESDFGPTFTNMQKKDDNFKNIKGKTINKKEAVSIAKKYMGFDGTAEVKVTENGKGSDYGFYSISVRNKDTGQEGNMDITKKAGYPIWFINHREVNQQKISLNDANLKAAAFLKENGYKNLELFESTQYDNTGVFNFVTTENNIRIYPEAIKVEVALDNGNIIGFSAEEYLKSLNDTREIEKPVLTSEQARAKVNPNFKVMEERQAVIVNDLNKEVLCYEFLGTIGDDTYRIFINAVDGVEEEVEKMKNAEEVYDEVI
- a CDS encoding YpfB family protein → MKIVERILIKVIIIQFIFLFFAQLFLHQLDIFPQLEQLTKYEGVNENTFTEILQTFSD
- a CDS encoding IS1182 family transposase; the encoded protein is MYKPKREIQNEAEFVFIDDLVPQDHLLRKVDKYIDFSFIGEKVRPFYSENNGRPSDPIQLFKMMFIGYFYGIRSERQLEREIQTNVAYRWFLGLKLNDTVPHHSTISWNRRTRFKDTNIFQEIFDEIVFKAINHKMVGGRVLFSDSTHLKANANKHKFSRVEVEVETREYVEDLNKAIEEDRRDHGKKPLKEKEEVTEKKEIRLSTTDPECAFMSRENKQEMFCYLDHRTTDMKFNIITDAYVTPGNVHDSVPYLSRLDRQVERFGFKVEAVALDSGYLTNPICKGLNERNIFGVIAHRRYQSTKGLFPKWKFTYDKDRDLYVCPNGQELQYRTTTREGYREYKSDPKKCTNCPLLPECTKSQNKTKVVTRHVWEEHKEKVRLNRLSKSGKILYKFRKEKVERSFADSKELHGLRYCRLRGLHNASEQVLLTAACQNMKKIATHLAGLEKVCGNLLGISPC